From Pseudodesulfovibrio nedwellii:
ACCAATTTGCTGCAACGCCCAAGTATTCTCATTCAGAGACTAATGATGAGTTCTTGCCGAAGTTATCGATAGCTTATGACTTGACTGATGATATCATGGCCTATGGAACGTATTCCAAGGGATTCCTGTCCGGAGGGTACAACTTCCACATGGGGAACAATGCTGATGACATGTATTTCAAGCCTGAACATACCACCAGTTATGAAGCCGGCTTCAAGTCTGTTTTCTGGGACAGCCGTCTTACCGTCAACGCCGCACTTTTCCACATCGACATCAAGGATAAGCAGGTGATCGAATGGCCGGTTGGTGGTGCTCCTACACTGAGACGTGTTTCGAATGCCGCTCAGGCGTCCTCCAACGGACTTGAGTTGGAAGTTTCGGCTCGTCCATGGAACGAAATCGAGTTTTTTGGTGGAGTTGGATACACTGAGGCCAAATTTGACAACTGGGTAGCACCGCGCCCTGGCGGCAATAGCTTTGATTACAAAGGCAAATATTTACCCAACGCCCCCAAGTATACCTACAATCTGGGAGCGCAATATCGGGCCATGAACGGTCTGTTCCTGCGGGGTGATCTTTTGGGAACAGGGAGTTATTACTGCGACTCGGAAAACACCCAAAAGGTGGACGGGTATAAGACCGTGAACCTCAAGGTCGGTTATTCATGGGAAGATGTTGATGCCGTTTTGTGGGCGAACAACGTGTTCAACGAAAGCTACGTCGTCAGCCGGATGGCCTATATGGGATCACTCGTTCAAGACGGGGAACCTCGGAGCACCGGTCTGACTTTGACCTACAGATTCTAATCATGAGTGTTGTCCGCATGGCGTGTAGTACACTGTACGGACAGCTTCTTTTTATTCGATCATGAAAATACTCAATGGAAAAGGAAAGAGAAAATGAAAATAGTATCTCAAGCTATTATAGCCTTGTTGCTGTTGGTTGCTCCCGCCCATGCGCATATGTTGTGGGTGAATGCTTTTGAATCCTTCGCGCATAAGCCCGGTCACACCACAGTATCTATCGGGTGGGGGCATTCTCTGCCTATTGATGACATAACGAATAGTGTGAATGCCAGAACCGTCGTGAAGGATTTCTCTCTGACCGACCCGGCCGGTAAAGTCCTTTCGTTGCATATTCCTGCGTCAAAAGTGACAAAGCCATTTGCAAAAACGGTTGATGTTGGGATTTTTGATGCAGACACCGCTTGTCAGAAAATCGCATTTAACAAGAACACGACACCCGGTACATATCTGGCGGCGGCAAAAACGGAAATTAAATCATATACCCGGTACATCGATTCCAAAGGGCGAACTCGTCTGGCTTTGAAGCCGCAAAATGAGGTTAAGGATATCGAGAAAGTGCTGTTTTCGGTCCAGTATCAGGCTTTTGCCAAATCGTATTTTTCTGTCGAAAAATGGATCAGTCCCAAACCTATTGGACATGGGTTGGAAATTACTCCCCTGACTGATCTTTCCAAGGTGAAAGTGGGTGATTTGGTGGAAGTGGATGTTCGTTTTCTGGGAAAACCATTATCGTATGGCCCTACCGGAATTGAATATGTGACAGCATTCAGCCCTTCATTTGGGCAGGGGAAGGGATTTGAGCTGTTCTCCTATATATCTGAAGGAAAGGCCCAGTTTGAGGTGCAAAGTGTTGGGCAATGGGTTGTGAATGTTTTTCATAACGAACCCGTAACAAAAGACGGTCCACTGAAAGATCTTTATGGAAAGGTGACGTCGGTCAATTACGGAGCCACCCTGACCTTTACCGCAAAATAGGAAGAGCCGTTGAGCGGCTGCTTCAGGTGTTTGTCAGGCTATTGAATTAGCCCGTCTCACCATGAAGCAGTCGTTTCCATTTTCGAGCTTCTTCCCAGTTGAATCCGCCGGGGACGCAGGGCCAGATGGAGTTGTTTTGGAATAGCGGGTCATTGGCTAGTGGGTATGGACTGGCTGCGCAGGCAGTTTCAAACATGGGTGAACCGGGAATGGGAGTGTAATAGGCTAGGTGTGGTCGGAATCCAAAGGCGCGGACGTGCTCAACCGCATGGGCTACATTGTCGAGGTCCTGATTTGGCAGGCCAAACAGAATATAGACGCCGATGTCGTCGAGATCAAATCCGGCATCCAGAAGATTGCGTGCGCCGGATTCCCACTCTTCGCGGGTGAGTTTAACGTCATTTCGGTGATCGAAATCTGTGGTTTCTAGTCCGAGCCGAACAGTGTGTAAACCGGCTGCCTTGAGTCTGGTGCAGACCTCTGGTG
This genomic window contains:
- a CDS encoding DUF4198 domain-containing protein gives rise to the protein MKIVSQAIIALLLLVAPAHAHMLWVNAFESFAHKPGHTTVSIGWGHSLPIDDITNSVNARTVVKDFSLTDPAGKVLSLHIPASKVTKPFAKTVDVGIFDADTACQKIAFNKNTTPGTYLAAAKTEIKSYTRYIDSKGRTRLALKPQNEVKDIEKVLFSVQYQAFAKSYFSVEKWISPKPIGHGLEITPLTDLSKVKVGDLVEVDVRFLGKPLSYGPTGIEYVTAFSPSFGQGKGFELFSYISEGKAQFEVQSVGQWVVNVFHNEPVTKDGPLKDLYGKVTSVNYGATLTFTAK